A single window of Salvia splendens isolate huo1 chromosome 6, SspV2, whole genome shotgun sequence DNA harbors:
- the LOC121808603 gene encoding SWI/SNF complex subunit SWI3C-like isoform X2, with protein sequence MPASSARASWRKRKRDNSVASKSKLKEQDDDILDDNDEDDDPDLDPPQNNLESEDDPQIPSSDRTAQIIGEKGDEKLVAGGLKLCEFPVAIKREIYRPHSSVFRILEYERAARFGDSRAQGQSGVPVLENISYGQLQALSAVPRDNPSLLGVPSEETASGSGGGSYVITPPRIVAGSGVTKRLGSAGRVHVVPVHSEWFSPSSVHRLERQVVPHFLSGKSTEHTPEKYMECRNFIVAKYMENPEKHLAVANCQGLVAGIENEDLIRIVRFLDHWGIINYCATPPKHEAPKEGTYLSEDSNNELRVPLAALKSIDSLIKFDKPKCRLKATDVYPELAHQQEEDSDFDSAIREQLSEHQCNCCSRPISAVYYQSQKEVDVRLCLDCYQEGGFVAGHSSLDFVKENYMKDYGDLDGDSWSDQETLLLLEGMQLYSENWNKIAEHIGSKSKAQCILHFVRLPLDGAPLDNIDVPSTSGSSSLSNQDCHGRSEPNSNGTCLEAEDSENKFPFSSSGNPVMSLVAFIASALGPRVAAACAHASLGSLSMESGKEGHAGAPLSQYDAEGATLSAEKVISAAEDGLDAAAMKSKLFADHEEREIQRLSANIINHQLKRLELKLKQFAEIETLLMRECEQMERTRQRIAAERGLMMSGQFGSAGVQRPMGLPGVSNAAMNNSAGNNRQQHIQGSHQPFVSGYGNTQPIHPHMSLMQQQQHQQQQQGMYSLGPRLPLSAIHPSSSAPNAMFSPASNSQPSLGHPMLRPLSGTKSGLG encoded by the exons ATGCCAGCTTCCTCAG CAAGAGCAAGTTGGAGGAAGCGGAAGAGGGACAACTCAGTTGCGAGTAAGTCCAAGCTGAAAGAGCAGGATGATGACATACTTGACGataatgatgaagatgatgaccCAGATCTGGATCCCCCACAAAACAATCTGGAAAGTGAAGATGATCCGCAAATTCCTAGTTCTGATAGGACAGCCCAGATAATAGGAGAGAAAGGGGATGAAAAGTTGGTTGCTGGTGGACTGAAGTTATGTGAGTTTCCAGTTGCGATCAAGAGGGAGATATATAGGCCCCACTCATCTGTCTTTCGAATTTTGGAATATGAGAGGGCTGCGAGATTTGGGGATAGCAGAGCCCAAGGGCAGAGTGGAGTGCCAGTGTTGGAGAATATTTCTTATGGGCAGCTGCAGGCACTTTCTGCAGTGCCTCGAGACAATCCATCTCTTTTAGGGGTTCCCTCAGAGGAGACTGCAAGTGGTAGTGGAGGTGGTTCATATGTGATCACACCACCTAGGATAGTTGCTGGATCTGGTGTTACTAAAAGGCTCGGGAGTGCAGGTCGTGTTCATGTGGTGCCAGTACATTCAG AATGGTTTTCACCAAGTTCAGTGCATAGATTGGAGAGACAAGTGGTTCCACATTTCCTTTCTGGGAAATCCACAGAACATACACCTGAAAAGTACATGGAGTGTCGGAATTTCATTGTTGCTAAGTATATGGAAAACCCTGAAAAGCACCTAGCGGTGGCTAACTGCCAGGGTCTAGTAGCTGGTATTGAAAATGAGGACTTAATTCGAATTGTGAGGTTTCTGGATCATTGGGGGATTATCAACTATTGTGCAACTCCTCCTAAGCATGAGGCCCCAAAGGAGGGAACTTACTTGTCTGAGGACTCAAATAATGAACTTCGCGTGCCTTTGGCTGCTTTAAAATCTATTGACAGCTTAATCAAGTTTGATAAGCCAAAATGTAGGCTGAAGGCAACTGATGTTTATCCAGAACTTGCACATCAGCAGGAAGAGGATTCTGATTTTGACAGTGCTATAAGAGAGCAATTATCCGAGCACCAATGCAACTGTTGTTCACGACCTATATCTGCAGTGTACTACCAGTCACAGAAGGAG GTTGATGTGAGACTCTGTTTGGATTGTTATCAAGAGGGGGGATTCGTTGCTGGTCACTCTAGCCTTGATTTTGTAAAAGAGAATTACATGAAAGATTATGGAGACCTGGATGGGGATAGTTGGTCTGACCAGGAAACATTGCTGCTGCTTGAGGGAATGCAGCTTTATAGTGAAAACTGGAATAAAATTGCCGAGCATATTGGCTCCAAATCAAAAGCGCAGTGCATTCTCCATTTTGTCCGTCTTCCTCTGGATGGTGCTCCACTGGACAATATCGATGTTCCAAGTACATCTGGTTCATCAAGTTTGAGCAATCAAGACTGTCATGGAAGATCAGAGCCAAATTCAAATG GTACCTGCTTGGAAGCAGAGGACAGTGAAAATAAATTTCCTTTCTCAAGCTCTGGAAACCCGGTGATGTCTCTG GTGGCGTTTATTGCTTCTGCATTGGGACCAAGAGTGGCTGCAGCCTGTGCCCATGCATCTTTGGGTTCATTGTCTATGGAGAGTGGCAAGGAAGGGCATGCTGGAG CTCCTTTGAGCCAGTATGATGCTGAAGGTGCTACACTATCTGCTGAAAAAGTGATCTCTGCGGCTGAAGATGGTCTTGATGCAGCAGCCATGAAATCAAAACTTTTTGCTGATCATGAAGAGCGTGAAATCCAGCGATTATCTGCTAATATCATAAACCATCAG TTGAAGAGATTGGAGCTGAAGTTGAAGCAGTTTGCAGAAATTGAGACCTTGCTAATGAGAGAATGTGAGCAGATGGAAAGGACAAGGCAGAGGATTGCTGCTGAACGCGGCCTCATGATGTCGGGACAGTTTGGTTCTGCTGGGGTGCAACGGCCAATGGGACTACCGGGTGTCAGTAACGCTGCTATGAATAATTCTGCAGGAAATAATAGGCAGCAGCACATTCAAGGCTCCCATCAACCTTTCGTTTCTGGATACGGAAATACCCAACCCATCCACCCCCACATGTCCCTgatgcagcagcagcaacatCAGCAACAACAACAGGGAATGTATAGCCTTGGTCCCAGGCTGCCCCTTTCAGCTATACATCCATCTTCTTCAGCCCCTAATGCCATGTTCAGCCCGGCATCCAATTCTCAGCCTTCTCTCGGCCATCCAATGCTCAGACCACTATCCGGGACTAAATCTGGTTTAGGTTAG
- the LOC121806474 gene encoding uncharacterized protein LOC121806474, whose product MDDAVDSSYRPGPDFVDDDREPLINLHSTDSTELWLIQLPLDQNLEFDGQQVSLKLQGDGHIGSLKSSSGKSYEMYSLKSQGPKETVFLSSGSEAKIAGKISRHVSLIHYPDPSEVQKRSILNFSLSQRSSMTTSSLSGHRLATPSRSTKTRSSQGMSGYSTPSSRTKRTVTGSVEPSKSSKRKRVDSAQDSGKTNSVVTSIDSVQHSQETKSKKKRTER is encoded by the exons ATGGATGATGCCGTTGACTCAAGTTACCGTCCAGGTCCAGATTTTGTGGACGATGACAGGGAACCTTTGATTAATCTCCACTCCACCGACTCCACTGAGCTATGGCTCATTCAGTTGCCTCTTGATCAG AATCTGGAATTCGATGGGCAACAAGTGTCCCTTAAACTTCAGGGTGATGGGCATATAGGCTCCCTCAAGAGTTCATCTG GAAAATCATATGAAATGTATAGCCTGAAATCCCAGGGTCCAAAGGAAACAGTCTTCTTGTCTTCAGGGTCAGAGGCGAAAATTG CTGGGAAGATCTCCAGGCACGTTTCACTGATTCACTACCCCGACCCTAGTGAAGTGCAAAAACGCAGTATCTTGAACTTTAGTCTGTCTCAGCGGTCTTCCATGACTACATCATCTTTGTCTGGTCATCGTTTGGCCACTCCTAGTCGGAGTACGAAGACTAGAAGCTCTCAAGGAATGAGCGGCTATTCAACTCCAAGCAGCAGAACCAAGCGTACAGTTACTGGATCAGTGGAGCCTTCAAAGTCTTCAAAGAGAAAACGTGTGGATTCAGCTCAAGATTCAGGAAAAACCAACAGCGTTGTTACCTCTATTGATTCTGTGCAGCACTCGCAGGAAACAAAGTCGAAAAAGAAAAGAACTGAAAGGTGA
- the LOC121808603 gene encoding SWI/SNF complex subunit SWI3C-like isoform X1: protein MPASSEARASWRKRKRDNSVASKSKLKEQDDDILDDNDEDDDPDLDPPQNNLESEDDPQIPSSDRTAQIIGEKGDEKLVAGGLKLCEFPVAIKREIYRPHSSVFRILEYERAARFGDSRAQGQSGVPVLENISYGQLQALSAVPRDNPSLLGVPSEETASGSGGGSYVITPPRIVAGSGVTKRLGSAGRVHVVPVHSEWFSPSSVHRLERQVVPHFLSGKSTEHTPEKYMECRNFIVAKYMENPEKHLAVANCQGLVAGIENEDLIRIVRFLDHWGIINYCATPPKHEAPKEGTYLSEDSNNELRVPLAALKSIDSLIKFDKPKCRLKATDVYPELAHQQEEDSDFDSAIREQLSEHQCNCCSRPISAVYYQSQKEVDVRLCLDCYQEGGFVAGHSSLDFVKENYMKDYGDLDGDSWSDQETLLLLEGMQLYSENWNKIAEHIGSKSKAQCILHFVRLPLDGAPLDNIDVPSTSGSSSLSNQDCHGRSEPNSNGTCLEAEDSENKFPFSSSGNPVMSLVAFIASALGPRVAAACAHASLGSLSMESGKEGHAGAPLSQYDAEGATLSAEKVISAAEDGLDAAAMKSKLFADHEEREIQRLSANIINHQLKRLELKLKQFAEIETLLMRECEQMERTRQRIAAERGLMMSGQFGSAGVQRPMGLPGVSNAAMNNSAGNNRQQHIQGSHQPFVSGYGNTQPIHPHMSLMQQQQHQQQQQGMYSLGPRLPLSAIHPSSSAPNAMFSPASNSQPSLGHPMLRPLSGTKSGLG from the exons ATGCCAGCTTCCTCAG AAGCAAGAGCAAGTTGGAGGAAGCGGAAGAGGGACAACTCAGTTGCGAGTAAGTCCAAGCTGAAAGAGCAGGATGATGACATACTTGACGataatgatgaagatgatgaccCAGATCTGGATCCCCCACAAAACAATCTGGAAAGTGAAGATGATCCGCAAATTCCTAGTTCTGATAGGACAGCCCAGATAATAGGAGAGAAAGGGGATGAAAAGTTGGTTGCTGGTGGACTGAAGTTATGTGAGTTTCCAGTTGCGATCAAGAGGGAGATATATAGGCCCCACTCATCTGTCTTTCGAATTTTGGAATATGAGAGGGCTGCGAGATTTGGGGATAGCAGAGCCCAAGGGCAGAGTGGAGTGCCAGTGTTGGAGAATATTTCTTATGGGCAGCTGCAGGCACTTTCTGCAGTGCCTCGAGACAATCCATCTCTTTTAGGGGTTCCCTCAGAGGAGACTGCAAGTGGTAGTGGAGGTGGTTCATATGTGATCACACCACCTAGGATAGTTGCTGGATCTGGTGTTACTAAAAGGCTCGGGAGTGCAGGTCGTGTTCATGTGGTGCCAGTACATTCAG AATGGTTTTCACCAAGTTCAGTGCATAGATTGGAGAGACAAGTGGTTCCACATTTCCTTTCTGGGAAATCCACAGAACATACACCTGAAAAGTACATGGAGTGTCGGAATTTCATTGTTGCTAAGTATATGGAAAACCCTGAAAAGCACCTAGCGGTGGCTAACTGCCAGGGTCTAGTAGCTGGTATTGAAAATGAGGACTTAATTCGAATTGTGAGGTTTCTGGATCATTGGGGGATTATCAACTATTGTGCAACTCCTCCTAAGCATGAGGCCCCAAAGGAGGGAACTTACTTGTCTGAGGACTCAAATAATGAACTTCGCGTGCCTTTGGCTGCTTTAAAATCTATTGACAGCTTAATCAAGTTTGATAAGCCAAAATGTAGGCTGAAGGCAACTGATGTTTATCCAGAACTTGCACATCAGCAGGAAGAGGATTCTGATTTTGACAGTGCTATAAGAGAGCAATTATCCGAGCACCAATGCAACTGTTGTTCACGACCTATATCTGCAGTGTACTACCAGTCACAGAAGGAG GTTGATGTGAGACTCTGTTTGGATTGTTATCAAGAGGGGGGATTCGTTGCTGGTCACTCTAGCCTTGATTTTGTAAAAGAGAATTACATGAAAGATTATGGAGACCTGGATGGGGATAGTTGGTCTGACCAGGAAACATTGCTGCTGCTTGAGGGAATGCAGCTTTATAGTGAAAACTGGAATAAAATTGCCGAGCATATTGGCTCCAAATCAAAAGCGCAGTGCATTCTCCATTTTGTCCGTCTTCCTCTGGATGGTGCTCCACTGGACAATATCGATGTTCCAAGTACATCTGGTTCATCAAGTTTGAGCAATCAAGACTGTCATGGAAGATCAGAGCCAAATTCAAATG GTACCTGCTTGGAAGCAGAGGACAGTGAAAATAAATTTCCTTTCTCAAGCTCTGGAAACCCGGTGATGTCTCTG GTGGCGTTTATTGCTTCTGCATTGGGACCAAGAGTGGCTGCAGCCTGTGCCCATGCATCTTTGGGTTCATTGTCTATGGAGAGTGGCAAGGAAGGGCATGCTGGAG CTCCTTTGAGCCAGTATGATGCTGAAGGTGCTACACTATCTGCTGAAAAAGTGATCTCTGCGGCTGAAGATGGTCTTGATGCAGCAGCCATGAAATCAAAACTTTTTGCTGATCATGAAGAGCGTGAAATCCAGCGATTATCTGCTAATATCATAAACCATCAG TTGAAGAGATTGGAGCTGAAGTTGAAGCAGTTTGCAGAAATTGAGACCTTGCTAATGAGAGAATGTGAGCAGATGGAAAGGACAAGGCAGAGGATTGCTGCTGAACGCGGCCTCATGATGTCGGGACAGTTTGGTTCTGCTGGGGTGCAACGGCCAATGGGACTACCGGGTGTCAGTAACGCTGCTATGAATAATTCTGCAGGAAATAATAGGCAGCAGCACATTCAAGGCTCCCATCAACCTTTCGTTTCTGGATACGGAAATACCCAACCCATCCACCCCCACATGTCCCTgatgcagcagcagcaacatCAGCAACAACAACAGGGAATGTATAGCCTTGGTCCCAGGCTGCCCCTTTCAGCTATACATCCATCTTCTTCAGCCCCTAATGCCATGTTCAGCCCGGCATCCAATTCTCAGCCTTCTCTCGGCCATCCAATGCTCAGACCACTATCCGGGACTAAATCTGGTTTAGGTTAG
- the LOC121806426 gene encoding pentatricopeptide repeat-containing protein At1g77405-like, translating to MSTPPLRRRFSTQSSHLAGQVLAAIIQNKPFITPPSPHHHNWTPETVIQVLRSIPLYLFQSPRSIGRQYTFRHRSPLRQRNLRQETIKFQKGALVLGPAAHRDPKRLNLGLEKTLDFYYWVETYFGFQHDERTCREMALVLAKGNRMNLLWDFLKNMSGRYKSFNLVTTVTMTCLIKALGEEGLVNEAMSAFYRMKQFHCKPDVCAYNNAIYALCRVGFFKKARFLLGQMELPGFRCPPDVFTYTILISSYCRYAMETGSRKAIRRRVWEANHLFRLMIFKGFVPDVVTYNCLINGCCKTNRIGRALELFEDMEGRGCVPNRITYNSFIRYYSAVNEVDRGIEMLRRMQGRGHGGRSSSSYTPIIHTLCEVGRLGEAVEFLVELVEGGSVPREYTYRLVCDALDSAGKMNLLDENVRRCIEGGIGNRIRQAMKVKPSMRVDKNLGTKSTSTEDAEEWS from the coding sequence ATGTCCACACCGCCGCTCCGCCGCCGCTTCTCCACCCAATCCAGCCACCTAGCCGGCCAAGTGCTGGCGGCGATAATCCAAAATAAACCCTTCATCACTCCCCCTTCACCCCACCACCACAATTGGACCCCAGAAACAGTCATTCAAGTCCTAAGATCAATCCCATTATACCTCTTCCAATCCCCAAGATCAATTGGCCGCCAATACACCTTCCGCCACCGCTCCCCTCTCCGGCAAAGAAACCTCCGGCAAGAAACAATCAAATTCCAAAAAGGGGCTCTCGTTCTCGGCCCAGCAGCTCACAGAGACCCAAAAAGATTGAATCTTGGCCTCGAAAAAACACTCGATTTCTACTATTGGGTAGAGACCTATTTTGGGTTTCAACACGATGAGCGAACTTGCAGGGAAATGGCGCTCGTTTTGGCGAAAGGTAATCGAATGAATTTACTTTGGGATTTCTTGAAAAACATGTCGGGAAGGTATAAAAGTTTCAATCTTGTTACCACTGTGACCATGACTTGCTTAATCAAGGCTTTGGGAGAGGAGGGTTTGGTGAATGAGGCAATGTCTGCGTTTTATCGAATGAAGCAGTTTCATTGCAAGCCTGATGTTTGTGCTTACAACAATGCGATTTATGCACTTTGTAGAGTAGGGTTTTTCAAGAAAGCTAGGTTCTTGCTAGGGCAAATGGAGCTCCCGGGGTTTAGATGCCCTCCCGATGTGTTTACTTACACGATTTTGATTAGCTCGTATTGTAGGTATGCGATGGAGACTGGTTCTAGGAAGGCCATTAGGAGGCGGGTGTGGGAGGCGAATCACTTGTTTCGGTTGATGATCTTTAAGGGCTTTGTGCCGGATGTGGTGACGTATAACTGCTTGATCAATGGTTGTTGTAAGACGAATAGGATAGGGAGGGCGTTGGAGTTGTTCGAGGATATGGAGGGGAGGGGGTGTGTGCCTAATCGGATTACTTATAACTCGTTCATTAGGTACTATAGCGCGGTAAATGAGGTTGATAGGGGTATTGAGATGTTGAGGAGGATGCAGGGGAGGGGTCATGGTGGTCGAAGCTCGAGTTCTTATACGCCTATTATTCACACGCTCTGTGAGGTGGGGAGATTGGGGGAGGCAGTGGAGTTTCTGGTGGAGTTGGTAGAGGGGGGGTCTGTTCCGAGGGAATATACTTATAGATTAGTTTGTGATGCGTTGGATTCAGCCGGGAAGATGAATTTGTTGGATGAGAATGTGCGAAGGTGCATTGAGGGTGGGATTGGAAACCGGATTAGACAAGCAATGAAGGTGAAACCGAGTATGAGAGTAGACAAGAACTTGGGGACTAAGTCGACTTCCACGGAAGATGCTGAGGAGTGGAGTTAG